DNA sequence from the Sulfurimonas sp. HSL3-7 genome:
ACCGGGTCGTCGACAGAACCGTAGGCAATGCGGAAAAATACGCGTTGCGGCAAAAACTTTTCGGCACGGAAGATCTTCTTCCGATGTGGGTAGCCGATATGGACATCGAAACACCGCCCTGCATCGTCGAGGCGGTCCAGAAACGTGCGGCCCACCCGATCTACGGTTATGAGGAGGTGCCGCAAAGCGCCTTTGATGCGCAAATAGCCTGGATGAAAAAACGTCACGGCCTCTCGATTCAACGCGAATGGATGTTCTATTCGCACTCCGTCGTCACGACGATCAATACCGCGATCCATGCCTTTACGAAACCGGGTGAGAAGGTGGTTGTTCAGACGCCGATCTACCCGCCGTTTATGCATACGGTCACGCAAAACGGGCGTCATATTTTGCGCAACCCCTTGAAACGCAGTGAGAAGGGCGACTATACTTTTGACTTTGACGACCTGCGTTCAAAGATCGATGCCGACACCAAACTCCTGCTCTTGTGCTCACCGCATAATCCGGTAGGACGGGTCTGGTCGCGCGAAGAGCTGCAGGCGTTGGCGGATATCTGCCTTGAGCATGATATCAAGGTTGTGGCCGACGAGATCCATTCCGATCTGGTCTATGCACCGCATCGACATACCCCTTTTTCATCGTTAAGCGAGGCGGCCGCCAATATCACGGTGACGGCGATCGGTCCGGGCAAGACCTTTAATGTGGCGGGTCTTGCCATCTCGACAGTCGTGGTGCAAAACGAAGCGATGCGCGAACGCTTTTCCACTGCGTACGAGCGTATCCATTTTGCACAGGGCAATGTTTTTGCCCATGCGGGATTCGAGGCGGCCTACAGCCAGGGCGAGGCCTGGTTGGAAGCGCTGCTGGTCCATCTGCAAAAAAACAGTGCCAAACTCGAGGCGCTGTGCCGTCGACACAGTGAAAAGATCCGTTTTGTTCCGCCGCAAGGGACCTATCTGGCGTGGCTGGACTGTTCGGGTATGGATCTCGGCAACAGGGAACTTCGGCGCTTTTTTATTGAAGAGGCGGCGTTGGGACTGAGTCCCGGAACCTCATTCGGCAAAGAGGGGAGCGGTTATATGCGGCTGAACTTTGCTGTGCCGTCTTCTGTGATGGATGATGCCATCGCGCAACTGGATCTGGCATTGAGCAATTTCGGTGAGTACGGGTTGTAAGGCTATGCGGAAAGTGATGATCCTCAGTGGGGCGGGTCTGAGCGCAGAGAGCGACATCAGCACCTTTCGCGACAGTGACGGGCTGTGGGAGAGGTATGACGTGATGGAGGTCTGCTCTACGCAGGGGTGGCAGCAAAACAGAAAACTGGTGACCGACTTCTACAACGCCCGCCGCAGGGAGCTTGCGAAGAAAGAGCCCAACGCTGCCCACTTCGCCCTGGCGGAGCTGGAGAGAAAATATCCGGGCCGGGTCTGGAACCTGACGCAGAACGTCGATGACATGCTGGAGAGGGCGGGATGCAAAGAGGTGATCCATCTGCACGGCACCCTGCGCGACCTTCGCTGCGAGTCGTGCCACCGGCTCTTCGATATCGGCTACCGTGCCCAGAAAGAGGAGGAACGCTGTCCCTACTGCGGTTCTGCGGATGTGCGCCACAACGTCGTGATGTTTGGCGAGAGTGCTCCGGAGTACCGTCACATCTATGAAGCGGTGGACGATTGCGGTCTTTTTGTTGCCATCGGGACCAGCGGGCGGGTGATCGACATTGCCTCCTTGGCCGGGGAATTTTACCACTCCATTCTGGTCAATCCAAAACGCGAAGAACACATCACGGCTTATGGAAATTTTGATAAGATGATAGATGCGTATTTCGAGCACTTTCTCCAGGAGAGGGCGACGGCAGCGGCGGCGGAAATGACCGCGATGATTGAGGAGTATTTAGATGAAGAATAGACTTCGGGCGGCACTCTGGGGTGCCTTTTACGGTGATGCCTACGCTCTGGGGGGGCACTGGCTCTACGACACCCACCAGATCAGTCAATCGGAGTTTGACACCAAGCAGTTCAACGACCCGCTGACGGATTACCATGTCGGCAAGGCGGCCGGCGATTTCACCCATTACGGCGATCAGATGTTTTGGCTGCTTGAGGCCCTGGCGACGGACGAAACGTTTAACATGCACGACTTTGCCAGCACATGGAAGGCGAAGATGAAAGTGTACGGAGGCTATGTCGACAAAGCCTCAAAAGAGACGATGGCAGCGCTTGAGACCGGGAAAAGTTCGCTTGCCTGCGGTTCCAACTCGCGTGATCTGAGCGTGGTCGGACGGATGATGCCGCTGATCTATGCCTATCATAACGATATGGAAAAGATGATGGAGTGTGTCAAGCTGCACACCATTTTCACGCATATGACAAGGGAAGTCGTGGAGAGTGCCGCGTATTTCAACGAACTCATCATGGCGGTCAGCCTGGGTGCCGAGATCGGCCGTGCGATCGAAGAGATCGCACTGGCCTACTCCGATCAGGTGCAGCACTGGGTCGATCTGGGGGTCGAAATGGCGGAGAAGGAGAGTACCGAAGCCATCAAAACACTCGGACAGTCGTGCAGTGTCGAGGGCGGTTTTGCGGCCGTCATCTACCTGCTGATGCGTTTCAGCGATTTTCAGGAGGCGATGGAGGCCAATGTCCTCGCCGGCGGCGATTCGGCGGCCCGCGGTATGATCGTCGGCGCGGTGCTTGGCGCTTACGGCGGCATGGAGGTGATTCCCTTCAACTACAATGCGATGAGCGAGGCCGATACGATTGCCAAATATATAGAGATGATTGATGCCAAAGACGCTTGAGAAGATTGAAGCCTTTCTTGCCAAACATCATCTTCTCTCCCTTGCTACTGTTGCAGGAAACTGTCCGCAGTCAGCGAGTCTTTTTTATGCGTACGACGTTGAAAATGTAGGGTTTGTTGTTGCATCCGACAGGAAAACGGAGCATATCCGAAATGTTCTGGTCAATGATAAGGTTTCCGGTACGGTGGCCTTGGAAACGGATATTGTAGGTAAAATAGAGGGGATCCAGTTCAAGGGTATCATGCGTGCCATCAGCCAGGAAGAGGGGAGCCTCTATTTTAAAAAGTTCCCTTATGCCCGGGTGATGAAGCCGCAGTTATGGCAGATTGAACTGGCGGAGATAAAATTGACGGACAACCGCCTGGGTTTTGGTAAAAAGCTCTATTGGCAAAGGGCCGATTCTAGAGAGTTAGAGTAAAATATGGGCCGCTTTTTTTACAGATTTGACCAGCTGTCAGATGTGTAGAAAGAGACAAATTATGAAGGAAGTAATGTGGAAAAAGTCTTAGAGATGTTGCTGTTGCAACAAGAGCTGAATGATGCGACCAACGGCGAAGGATGGGAGGCTGGCAAGACAAAGAACGGCAAGATCATCAATTGGAAACGCTGTATCTATATGGAGTGTTGCGAGATAGTGGACTCTTTTGCCTGGAAACACTGGAAAGCGATCAACCAGGAGCCGGACTGGGCAAACCTGCAGATAGAAGTGGTTGATGTATGGCACTTCATCATGAGCCTGGGACTCGAAGACTATTCACAGAACTTCCGCGGGACCATCGAGGACCTGGCAATGACTGTATCCCAGATGCCGGGTTATAAAGCTTTGGAAGAAAACGGCGAACTGCTGTTTGCCGAACCGCATGTCATTATGGAAAAAGTCGAAGATATCATCTGCAATGCGGTTGACCGCAAAGGTTTTGACAGTGCCAAGCTCTTCGAAGACTTTTTCGAGCTCACTTTGATGTGCAAACTCAACCTTCAAGACCTTTACCGCCTCTATGTCGGCAAGAACGTCCTCAACCAGTTCCGTCAGGATCACGGCTATAAAGAGGGGACCTACATCAAGGTCTGGAACGGCAAAGAGGACAATGTTGTTATGCAGGAACTCTGGGAAGAGAATGACGCCTTGACGCCAAAAGTACTCTACGGTACCCTGCAAAAGGCGTATGCTACGGTTGCATAGCTGCTTCTTTACAACTGACGAGTTGGGAAAGTGCCAAGCGCTAAAAGAGTGATTGAGATGTAAAGCTTAGGCTTTTTGCAATTCGGAAAGATTTTCTTCATTGATATTTTGGAAAAAGAATCAGATTTACTCGATGAAGGCCAAAAATGAACAGAGCAAAAAAAAATAAAAGTCCAGGCAGTTTCACTTTGACCTTTCTTTTTTCCGTCAGTTTTTTCTTTGTGGAAGCAAAAGAATAAAGCACTAAAGTGCAATGCAGGGTGACACAAAACAAGGGTACCGTTGCAGAAGGGATGCTTCTCTGAAAATGTCACATCGTAAAAAGTGACAGGTTCGCTATCAAAAGATATGCAAAAAAAGTATAAAAAAATTGATTGTTTAAAGGGGAGTGAGAGAGTTGCCTCTCTCCAGAGGGATTGAGACTTAGTCTCTGTTTCTGTCGCGGTTACCACGGTAGCCGCCGCCACCGCTGTTGCGATCACGGTTACCGCGGTAGCCGCCGCCGCTGCGGCCGCGATTTCCACGGTAGCCACCGCTACCGCCACGGTTACTGCCGTGACTGCGCTCAAGGTTGGCCAGGATCTTCTCAAGACGTTCACGGTTGATACCGATCTCGTTCGGCCCTTTGACTTCCTGACGGTCCATGATCATAGAGATAAGCTTGTAGATGATCTGCTCATCATCGATGTCCTCGCGAAGTGCATCAAGGATCTGGTGCGCTTCGTCAAAGACTTTATGTTTCTCGATCGACTCGACGATAGAAGAGAAGTTGGCTTTTTTGATCGATGATTTTGATGGGACATACGCGTGTTCCATTGTCGTACCGACTTTTGTTTTGATGCGCTGAAGCTCTTTGAACTCACGCGGGGTAAGCAGTGTGATTGCCATACCTTTCTGACCGGCACGGCCTGTACGGCCGATACGGTGGACATAAGACTCGGAGTCAAACGGGATATGGTAGTTGAAAACGTGGCTGACATCATCAATATGGATACCGCGGGCAGCAACATCGGTTGCTACAAGGATGTCATATTGACCTGTTTTCAGACCTTTGATGACAGCCTCACGCTGACGCTGTTCCATGTCGCCGTGAAGACCTTTGGCACTGTACCCGACACCCATAAGGACTTCAGCAACACGATCGACCTCTTTTTTGGTACGACAGAAGACAACACATTTGGTTGTCTCTTCCGCATCAAGAAGACGGATAATGGCATCATCACGCTCATTTTCGTCAATAACATAGTACTTCTGCTCAATATCAACGTTTGTTGTCTCAGAACGCGTGATCGTGATGAACTCAGGGTTGACCAGAATACGCTCTGCAAGTTTCTTGATCGGAGGCGGCATAGTCGCCGAGAAAAGAAGTGTCTGACGGTCACTTGGAAGGTATGAGAAGATCTCATTGATGTCGTCAAGGAAGCCCATGTCAAGCATCTCGTCCGCTTCGTCCAGAATAACAGTCGATGGGGCGAAGTCTTTCAACATGTCACGGGCGAGGATATCTTTAAGACGGCCCGGTGTCGCGATGACGACCTGTGCGCCGCGCTCGATCAGACCGATCTGACGGCCGTAAGAGCTGCCGCCGTAGACGGTTACGGTACGAATACCCAGCTGCTTGCCGTATTTGAAAAGCTCGTCACTTACCTGGTTGGCAAGTTCGCGTGTCGGTGTGATGATCAGTGCTTCGACACCGTTGTTACCGTTCATGTTGTTAAGGACCGGAAGACCAAAGGCAGCTGTTTTACCTGTACCTGTCTGTGCCTGTGCTACAACATCACGGCCACTCAAAACAATTGGGATCGCCATTTTTTGGATAGGACTCGGTGTTTTGAAACCGGCATAACCGATCGCACGCAGAATCTCTTTTTTAAGGCCGAACTGCTCGAACGTCTCGTCTACGGGCAGGGTCTCTGCGATTGTTTTTTCTGTTGTTTCGTTACTCATTGTATCTCTTTGTATAGGACACCTTTACAAACTATTTTTTACCAAATATGATAAATTAAATCGTCGGGGAAAATAGCTTGAAGAGGCGTCCAATTGATTTTTAAACTCTGACCATATGGATAGCTCTAAATTCTTGTCGAAAAGAAGATTAAAAGTTTAAGTTGCGGAATTATAGCGAAATTATTGTTATTATAAGAGGATTTGCTATATTTAATGACAATCTTCTGTGTGATTGCTATAATATAGGACATACTTAAGGACTTTTATGCCAGCTCTGTTTTTATATGTATCACTCACAATTCTTACTGTTTCCGTCGCTGTTTTTCTGACTCTTTATCTCCGAAGCTATCTTAGAACCAAGGCGCTGGAACTTCTTTTACAAGAGAGAGATGAGCGTGTATCGGCTCTGGAAAACGACCTCAATGGACGAACGGCAGAACAAAAAGCACTGCAGGTCCAGCTGCAGGCGCTTGCCGATGAGAAAAACACGCTTGAACGCGACTATGCGATCCTGCATACCCGCTTTGATGATGCAACGTCAGCCCACAATGAGAAGATCAAGCTTTTGGATGAGGCCAAGGAGACGCTCAAGCAGCAGTTCAACCACTTGGCGAACGAGATCTTTGAGAACAAGACAAAACGCTTTGAAGAGAGTTCGCAGGAGCGGCTGCAACTGCTTTTGAAACCTTTCAGAGAGCAGATCAGCCATTTCTCCAAACAGACAGAGGAACGTTTTGTCAAAGAGAACTCCGAACGCGCCGTTTTGCACAAAGAGCTTTCGCGTCTGCGCGAGCTGAATGAACAGATCACCCAGGATGCGCAGAACCTCACCAGTGCGCTCAAGGGGGAGAACAAGACCCAGGGCAACTGGGGCGAGATCGTTCTGGAACGTATCCTCGAAGAGTCCGGTCTTCGCAAAGGTTTCGAGTATGTGACGCAGGGGAGTTTCAAAGATGGCGGCGGCAAAACGATGCGTCCCGATGTCATCGTGCACCTGCCGCAAAATAAAGATATTGTCATCGATTCGAAGGTGTCTCTGGTGGCCTATGAGCGGTTTATGAGTGCCGAAACGCCTCAAGAGAGGGAACATGCACTCAAACAGCACCTGAACTCCATCAATGCGCATATCAAAGGGCTGAGCGAAAAGCGGTATGAAAAGCTCGACGGGGTCAGGACACTGG
Encoded proteins:
- a CDS encoding pyridoxal phosphate-dependent aminotransferase, with product MSFDFDRVVDRTVGNAEKYALRQKLFGTEDLLPMWVADMDIETPPCIVEAVQKRAAHPIYGYEEVPQSAFDAQIAWMKKRHGLSIQREWMFYSHSVVTTINTAIHAFTKPGEKVVVQTPIYPPFMHTVTQNGRHILRNPLKRSEKGDYTFDFDDLRSKIDADTKLLLLCSPHNPVGRVWSREELQALADICLEHDIKVVADEIHSDLVYAPHRHTPFSSLSEAAANITVTAIGPGKTFNVAGLAISTVVVQNEAMRERFSTAYERIHFAQGNVFAHAGFEAAYSQGEAWLEALLVHLQKNSAKLEALCRRHSEKIRFVPPQGTYLAWLDCSGMDLGNRELRRFFIEEAALGLSPGTSFGKEGSGYMRLNFAVPSSVMDDAIAQLDLALSNFGEYGL
- a CDS encoding Sir2 family NAD-dependent protein deacetylase, translated to MILSGAGLSAESDISTFRDSDGLWERYDVMEVCSTQGWQQNRKLVTDFYNARRRELAKKEPNAAHFALAELERKYPGRVWNLTQNVDDMLERAGCKEVIHLHGTLRDLRCESCHRLFDIGYRAQKEEERCPYCGSADVRHNVVMFGESAPEYRHIYEAVDDCGLFVAIGTSGRVIDIASLAGEFYHSILVNPKREEHITAYGNFDKMIDAYFEHFLQERATAAAAEMTAMIEEYLDEE
- a CDS encoding ADP-ribosylglycohydrolase family protein, with the translated sequence MKNRLRAALWGAFYGDAYALGGHWLYDTHQISQSEFDTKQFNDPLTDYHVGKAAGDFTHYGDQMFWLLEALATDETFNMHDFASTWKAKMKVYGGYVDKASKETMAALETGKSSLACGSNSRDLSVVGRMMPLIYAYHNDMEKMMECVKLHTIFTHMTREVVESAAYFNELIMAVSLGAEIGRAIEEIALAYSDQVQHWVDLGVEMAEKESTEAIKTLGQSCSVEGGFAAVIYLLMRFSDFQEAMEANVLAGGDSAARGMIVGAVLGAYGGMEVIPFNYNAMSEADTIAKYIEMIDAKDA
- a CDS encoding pyridoxamine 5'-phosphate oxidase family protein; its protein translation is MPKTLEKIEAFLAKHHLLSLATVAGNCPQSASLFYAYDVENVGFVVASDRKTEHIRNVLVNDKVSGTVALETDIVGKIEGIQFKGIMRAISQEEGSLYFKKFPYARVMKPQLWQIELAEIKLTDNRLGFGKKLYWQRADSRELE
- a CDS encoding dUTP diphosphatase, producing the protein MEKVLEMLLLQQELNDATNGEGWEAGKTKNGKIINWKRCIYMECCEIVDSFAWKHWKAINQEPDWANLQIEVVDVWHFIMSLGLEDYSQNFRGTIEDLAMTVSQMPGYKALEENGELLFAEPHVIMEKVEDIICNAVDRKGFDSAKLFEDFFELTLMCKLNLQDLYRLYVGKNVLNQFRQDHGYKEGTYIKVWNGKEDNVVMQELWEENDALTPKVLYGTLQKAYATVA
- a CDS encoding DEAD/DEAH box helicase, with amino-acid sequence MSNETTEKTIAETLPVDETFEQFGLKKEILRAIGYAGFKTPSPIQKMAIPIVLSGRDVVAQAQTGTGKTAAFGLPVLNNMNGNNGVEALIITPTRELANQVSDELFKYGKQLGIRTVTVYGGSSYGRQIGLIERGAQVVIATPGRLKDILARDMLKDFAPSTVILDEADEMLDMGFLDDINEIFSYLPSDRQTLLFSATMPPPIKKLAERILVNPEFITITRSETTNVDIEQKYYVIDENERDDAIIRLLDAEETTKCVVFCRTKKEVDRVAEVLMGVGYSAKGLHGDMEQRQREAVIKGLKTGQYDILVATDVAARGIHIDDVSHVFNYHIPFDSESYVHRIGRTGRAGQKGMAITLLTPREFKELQRIKTKVGTTMEHAYVPSKSSIKKANFSSIVESIEKHKVFDEAHQILDALREDIDDEQIIYKLISMIMDRQEVKGPNEIGINRERLEKILANLERSHGSNRGGSGGYRGNRGRSGGGYRGNRDRNSGGGGYRGNRDRNRD
- the rmuC gene encoding DNA recombination protein RmuC — protein: MPALFLYVSLTILTVSVAVFLTLYLRSYLRTKALELLLQERDERVSALENDLNGRTAEQKALQVQLQALADEKNTLERDYAILHTRFDDATSAHNEKIKLLDEAKETLKQQFNHLANEIFENKTKRFEESSQERLQLLLKPFREQISHFSKQTEERFVKENSERAVLHKELSRLRELNEQITQDAQNLTSALKGENKTQGNWGEIVLERILEESGLRKGFEYVTQGSFKDGGGKTMRPDVIVHLPQNKDIVIDSKVSLVAYERFMSAETPQEREHALKQHLNSINAHIKGLSEKRYEKLDGVRTLDFILLFMPIEGAFLLALEQDSTFFSRAYEANIMIVSPSTLLVTLRTIEHIWRTERQEQNAQEIARQAEALYDKFAAFVEDLTKIGDQIAKTNESYEKALNKLSTGKGNLLRRVESIKQLGLKPKKKLQLVGDGDES